One part of the Streptomyces ferrugineus genome encodes these proteins:
- a CDS encoding DUF58 domain-containing protein, with amino-acid sequence MTPTLSQLTPEQALKHLELLFSRHPHGLLQGDHSSLLPGAGSEVSETRPYVIGDDVRRMDWNATARTTVPHVRLTLADRELTTWIVLDASASMDFGTARMEKRDLAVGAASAVAFLTERAGNRLGAQLTGPYGIRRIPPRTGRRHLLTILRAALDRPRVAPGVPEHTLADALRALRVLPAPGLVAVVSDFLETGWERPLRTVAQRHQVLAVETVDPRELELPDVGMLTVVDPETGRRREVPTHARRLRERYAAAALEQRALIKRSIRRAGAAHLRLRTDRDWVRDVVRYVEDQRRRAGGGAA; translated from the coding sequence ATGACCCCCACCCTGAGCCAACTCACCCCCGAACAGGCGTTGAAGCACCTGGAGTTGCTCTTCTCCCGGCATCCGCACGGCCTCCTCCAGGGCGACCACTCCTCCCTGCTGCCCGGCGCCGGCAGCGAGGTCTCGGAGACCCGGCCGTACGTCATCGGCGACGACGTCCGCCGGATGGACTGGAACGCCACCGCCCGCACCACCGTCCCGCACGTCCGCCTCACCCTCGCCGACCGGGAACTCACCACCTGGATCGTGCTGGACGCCTCCGCGAGCATGGACTTCGGCACCGCCCGGATGGAGAAGCGGGACCTCGCGGTGGGCGCGGCGTCGGCCGTCGCGTTCCTCACCGAGCGGGCCGGCAACCGGCTGGGCGCGCAGCTCACGGGGCCGTATGGCATCCGGCGCATCCCGCCCCGCACCGGGCGTCGGCATCTGCTGACGATCCTGCGCGCCGCCCTCGACCGGCCGCGCGTCGCACCCGGCGTCCCCGAGCACACCCTCGCCGACGCCCTGCGCGCCCTGCGGGTGCTGCCCGCGCCCGGCCTCGTCGCGGTCGTCTCCGACTTCCTGGAGACCGGCTGGGAACGGCCCCTGCGCACCGTGGCCCAGCGCCACCAGGTCCTCGCCGTCGAGACCGTCGACCCGCGGGAGCTGGAGCTGCCCGACGTCGGGATGCTCACCGTCGTCGACCCGGAGACCGGACGCCGGCGCGAGGTCCCCACCCACGCCCGGCGGCTGCGCGAGCGCTACGCCGCAGCCGCGCTGGAGCAGCGGGCCCTGATCAAGCGGTCCATCCGCCGCGCGGGCGCCGCGCACCTCAGGCTGCGGACCGACCGGGACTGGGTGCGGGACGTCGTGCGGTACGTCGAGGACCAGCGGCGCCGGGCGGGCGGCGGTGCCGCGTGA
- a CDS encoding sensor histidine kinase translates to MKPPSPKPLKRIRFPAFTHTIRFRLTVLYSGLLFVLTALVLGGTYLAVERSSEAHPVTKQFSVTKIVNGQEVGEFDAVKVAEVEAAVNYETLANLRRFSFAVLGGVAAASLALGWILSGRALRPVREISRTAAEIQATDLSQRIRLRGPKDELRDLADTVDSMLDRLDEAFHAQRQLIDDASHELRSPLAIIRANLDAVLTAEDSDEEERRTAARSVDRATTRMTRLVEDLLATARRNAPALADTDVDLAAAADEACEEFTPLATGRRLTLRRRLSPGLTVIGDHDALRRAVGNLLSNAVRLAPPGTVITVAAGRSGSWLWVSVQDEGPGILDDDQSRVFDRFWRAKANGGHRDRHAGLGLAIVRQIVESHGGQVRLFSKVGEGSTFVLWLPAPGAEHTNGGPPDGRPAG, encoded by the coding sequence ATGAAGCCGCCCTCGCCGAAGCCGCTGAAGCGGATCCGGTTCCCCGCCTTCACCCACACCATCCGCTTCCGCCTCACCGTCCTGTACTCGGGTCTGCTGTTCGTCCTGACCGCCCTGGTCCTCGGCGGCACCTACCTCGCCGTGGAACGCAGCAGCGAAGCGCATCCCGTCACCAAGCAGTTCTCCGTGACGAAGATCGTGAACGGACAGGAGGTGGGCGAGTTCGACGCGGTCAAGGTCGCCGAGGTCGAGGCCGCCGTCAACTACGAGACCCTCGCCAACCTGCGCCGCTTCTCCTTCGCCGTCCTCGGCGGTGTCGCGGCCGCCAGCCTCGCCCTGGGCTGGATCCTCTCCGGCCGCGCCCTGCGCCCCGTGCGCGAGATCTCCCGCACGGCCGCCGAGATCCAGGCCACCGACCTCTCCCAGCGCATCCGGCTGCGGGGCCCGAAGGACGAGCTGCGCGACCTCGCCGACACCGTCGACTCCATGCTCGACCGGCTCGACGAGGCCTTCCACGCCCAGCGCCAGCTCATCGACGACGCCTCGCACGAACTGCGCAGTCCGCTCGCCATCATCCGCGCCAACCTGGACGCCGTACTGACCGCCGAGGACTCCGACGAGGAGGAGCGCCGCACGGCGGCCCGCAGCGTCGACCGTGCGACCACCCGGATGACCCGGCTCGTCGAGGACCTCCTCGCCACCGCCCGCCGCAACGCGCCCGCCCTCGCCGACACCGACGTCGACCTGGCCGCCGCGGCCGACGAGGCGTGCGAGGAGTTCACGCCGCTCGCCACCGGCCGACGGCTCACCCTGCGCCGCCGCCTCTCACCCGGCCTCACCGTCATCGGCGACCACGACGCCCTGCGCCGGGCCGTCGGCAACCTGCTCTCCAACGCCGTACGCCTCGCCCCGCCCGGCACGGTGATCACGGTCGCCGCGGGCCGCTCCGGCTCCTGGCTCTGGGTGTCCGTACAGGACGAGGGCCCGGGCATCCTCGACGACGACCAGTCCCGCGTCTTCGACCGGTTCTGGCGAGCGAAGGCGAACGGCGGCCACCGCGACCGGCACGCGGGCCTTGGCCTGGCGATCGTCCGCCAGATCGTGGAGTCGCACGGCGGTCAGGTGCGGCTGTTCTCGAAGGTGGGGGAGGGCTCGACGTTCGTCCTGTGGCTGCCGGCCCCGGGCGCGGAACACACGAACGGCGGGCCACCCGATGGGCGACCCGCCGGGTGA
- a CDS encoding MFS transporter, whose translation MTSTLQPATTTEAVTKRPGRWLALSVLVLAVLLVAVDATVLGLATPYISEDLKPSGTQLLWIGDVYSFVIAGLLVSMGSLGDRIGRKRILLVGATAFGAISVLNAYATTPETMIVARALLGVAGATLMPATLALIRNLFHDPRERSLAVGIWGATASAGTAVGPIVGGFLLEHFWWGSVFLINLPVMAVLVLVGSKLLPESRNPDPGPWDMISVALSLVGMIGVVYAVKEAAAHGFTWTTLTAGLLGAAALYGFVRRQLTLPTPLLDMRLFRSRGFSGAVLADLLTILGLSGLVFFLSQFLQLVQGRGPLEAGLAELPAAIGAVAAGLIAGRAARRFSVRAVVSGGLAAIGLALAVLTVIDRSTGYPVLGAALLVVGVGAGFSFTVTSDVILSSVPKEQAGAASAASETAYELGAALGIAVLGSIVTGVYRDFTGPAGTPAEAHESLGGAVEAAAGMPAQPAGAMLEAARSSFVDGLALASGVGAAVLLAAALAAWFLLRDQRLDNAV comes from the coding sequence ATGACCAGCACCCTGCAGCCCGCGACCACGACCGAGGCGGTGACCAAGCGCCCCGGCCGTTGGCTGGCGCTGTCCGTCCTCGTGCTCGCCGTGCTGCTGGTGGCCGTCGACGCGACCGTCCTCGGTCTCGCGACCCCCTATATCAGCGAGGACCTGAAGCCCTCCGGCACCCAGCTCCTGTGGATCGGCGACGTCTACTCCTTCGTGATCGCCGGACTGCTCGTGTCCATGGGCAGCCTCGGCGACCGCATCGGCCGCAAGCGGATCCTGCTCGTCGGCGCCACGGCGTTCGGCGCGATATCCGTCCTCAACGCCTATGCGACGACACCGGAGACGATGATCGTCGCCCGGGCCCTGCTCGGTGTCGCGGGCGCGACCCTGATGCCCGCGACCCTCGCCCTGATCCGCAACCTCTTCCACGACCCGCGCGAACGCAGCCTCGCCGTCGGCATCTGGGGCGCCACCGCCTCCGCCGGTACGGCCGTCGGCCCCATCGTCGGCGGCTTCCTGCTCGAGCACTTCTGGTGGGGCTCGGTCTTCCTGATCAACCTGCCGGTGATGGCGGTCCTGGTCCTCGTCGGCAGCAAGCTGCTCCCCGAGTCGCGCAACCCCGACCCCGGCCCCTGGGACATGATCAGCGTCGCCCTGTCGCTCGTCGGCATGATCGGCGTCGTCTACGCGGTCAAGGAAGCGGCCGCACACGGCTTCACCTGGACCACCCTCACCGCCGGCCTGCTGGGTGCGGCCGCGCTGTACGGCTTCGTCCGCCGCCAGCTCACGCTGCCGACCCCGCTGCTGGACATGCGGCTGTTCCGCAGCCGTGGCTTCAGCGGCGCGGTGCTGGCCGACCTGCTGACCATCCTGGGCCTGTCCGGCCTGGTGTTCTTCCTCTCCCAGTTCCTGCAACTCGTGCAGGGCAGGGGCCCGTTGGAGGCGGGCCTGGCCGAACTGCCCGCCGCGATCGGTGCGGTGGCGGCCGGCCTGATCGCCGGCCGCGCGGCCCGCCGCTTCTCGGTACGGGCCGTGGTCTCCGGCGGCCTCGCGGCGATCGGCCTCGCCCTGGCGGTGCTGACGGTGATCGACCGCTCGACGGGGTACCCCGTGCTGGGTGCGGCCCTGCTGGTGGTCGGCGTCGGCGCGGGCTTCTCGTTCACGGTGACCTCGGACGTGATCCTGTCCTCGGTTCCGAAGGAACAGGCGGGCGCGGCGTCGGCGGCGTCGGAGACGGCGTACGAGCTGGGCGCGGCGCTCGGCATCGCCGTACTGGGTTCCATCGTGACGGGCGTGTACCGCGACTTCACGGGCCCGGCGGGCACTCCGGCCGAGGCCCACGAATCGCTGGGCGGCGCGGTGGAGGCGGCGGCGGGGATGCCGGCGCAGCCGGCGGGGGCGATGCTGGAGGCGGCGCGGAGTTCCTTCGTGGACGGCCTGGCACTCGCGTCGGGCGTCGGAGCCGCGGTGTTGCTCGCTGCGGCACTGGCAGCATGGTTCCTCCTCCGCGACCAACGGCTCGACAACGCCGTGTAG
- a CDS encoding response regulator transcription factor, which produces MRLLVVEDEEDLVVALRVGLVRGGYAVDVAPDVDTATEKLAVNDYDLVLLDLNLPDGDGFQICRAIRATPGGPRILMLTARDRLADRVRGLDEGADDYLVKPFALPELLARIRALLRREDGGTAVVEVGELRLDTARFEAHRGARRLPLTPKEFAVLHYLMTRPGRVVPAEELLEHVWDEHADPFTNTVRVTVGSLRRKVTGEEEPLIETVIRQGYRLKETP; this is translated from the coding sequence ATGCGACTGCTCGTGGTCGAGGACGAGGAGGACCTGGTCGTCGCGCTCCGGGTCGGGCTGGTCAGGGGCGGCTACGCGGTCGACGTCGCCCCGGACGTCGACACCGCCACCGAGAAGCTCGCCGTCAACGACTACGACCTCGTGCTGCTGGACCTGAACCTCCCCGACGGCGACGGCTTCCAGATCTGCCGCGCCATCCGCGCCACCCCCGGCGGCCCCCGCATCCTGATGCTGACCGCCCGCGACCGCCTCGCCGACCGGGTCCGCGGCCTCGACGAGGGCGCCGACGACTACCTCGTCAAACCCTTCGCCCTGCCCGAACTCCTCGCCCGCATCCGCGCGCTGCTGCGCCGCGAGGACGGCGGCACGGCGGTCGTGGAGGTCGGCGAACTCCGGCTGGACACCGCCCGCTTCGAGGCCCACCGCGGCGCCCGCCGGCTCCCGCTCACCCCCAAGGAGTTCGCCGTCCTGCACTACCTGATGACCCGCCCGGGCCGTGTCGTCCCCGCCGAGGAACTCCTCGAGCACGTCTGGGACGAGCACGCCGACCCGTTCACCAACACCGTGCGCGTCACGGTCGGCTCCCTGCGCCGCAAGGTCACCGGGGAGGAGGAGCCGCTGATCGAGACGGTGATACGGCAGGGCTACCGGCTGAAGGAGACGCCATGA
- a CDS encoding TetR/AcrR family transcriptional regulator — protein sequence MAVGRDHVLRTAAALLTRKSTATMDEVAKAAGISRATLHRQFAGRDALVRALETLGIAECEAAVEAARLDEGPARDAVRRLVREIESAAGLLAFLYTENQLFEGEEQNEGWSRIDGRIAALFRRGQENGEFRIDLTPVWLTEALFGLLASGAWVVQSGKVAPNDFHYMTVELLLGGALRREES from the coding sequence ATGGCCGTCGGCCGTGACCACGTACTGCGCACCGCCGCAGCCCTGCTGACCCGCAAATCCACCGCGACCATGGACGAGGTCGCCAAGGCGGCCGGGATCAGCCGGGCCACGCTGCACCGGCAGTTCGCCGGGCGGGACGCTCTCGTCCGGGCGCTGGAGACGCTCGGCATCGCCGAATGCGAGGCGGCGGTGGAGGCGGCGCGGCTGGACGAGGGGCCGGCACGTGACGCCGTACGACGTCTCGTCCGCGAGATCGAGTCCGCCGCCGGTCTGCTCGCCTTCCTCTACACCGAGAACCAGCTGTTCGAGGGCGAGGAACAGAACGAGGGCTGGTCGAGGATCGACGGTCGTATCGCCGCGCTGTTCCGGCGCGGCCAGGAGAACGGCGAGTTCCGGATCGATCTCACGCCCGTGTGGCTGACCGAGGCCCTGTTCGGGCTGCTCGCCTCCGGCGCCTGGGTCGTGCAGAGCGGCAAGGTCGCCCCCAACGACTTCCACTACATGACCGTCGAGCTGCTGCTCGGCGGCGCGCTCAGAAGAGAGGAATCATGA
- a CDS encoding aldo/keto reductase has product MPFARLATATTPTCHIGLGLAAIGRPGYINLGRDQDLGDNRGVETLRTRTHELLDAAYAQGVRYFDAARSYGRSEEFLADWLSTRPDLDDVVIGSKWGYTYTAGWTTDAEKHEVKDHSLQAYERQRAESDALLGDRLDLYQIHSVTPDSPALTDKDLHARLAEAAAQGLTVGFSTSGPAQADAIRAALAVTVDGEPLFRTVQSTYNALETSAAPALAEAHEAGLTVIVKEGMANGRLADPYAPDALKSVAEETSLGCDAVALALILRQPWAGVVLSGAATTVQLASNLHAAVVDLDEEQVERLASLVEEPGAYWERRGQLPWH; this is encoded by the coding sequence ATGCCCTTCGCCCGACTGGCAACAGCGACGACACCCACCTGCCACATCGGCCTCGGCCTCGCCGCGATCGGTCGCCCCGGCTACATCAACCTCGGCCGGGACCAGGACCTCGGGGACAACCGCGGCGTCGAGACGCTGCGCACCCGCACCCACGAACTCCTCGACGCCGCCTACGCCCAGGGCGTCCGCTACTTCGACGCGGCCCGCTCCTACGGCCGCTCCGAGGAGTTCCTCGCCGACTGGCTGAGCACCCGCCCCGATCTCGACGACGTGGTCATCGGCAGCAAATGGGGCTACACCTACACCGCCGGCTGGACCACCGACGCCGAGAAGCACGAGGTCAAGGACCACAGCCTGCAGGCGTACGAGCGTCAGCGCGCCGAGTCCGACGCCCTGCTCGGCGACCGGCTCGACCTCTACCAGATCCACTCGGTGACCCCGGACAGCCCCGCCCTCACCGACAAGGACCTGCACGCGAGGCTCGCCGAAGCCGCCGCCCAGGGCCTCACCGTCGGCTTCTCCACCAGCGGCCCCGCCCAGGCCGACGCCATCCGCGCCGCCCTCGCCGTGACCGTCGACGGCGAGCCGCTCTTCCGCACCGTGCAGTCGACGTACAACGCCCTGGAGACCTCGGCCGCCCCCGCCCTCGCCGAGGCCCACGAGGCCGGGCTCACGGTGATCGTCAAGGAGGGCATGGCCAACGGCCGCCTCGCGGACCCGTACGCGCCGGACGCGCTGAAGTCGGTGGCCGAGGAGACGTCCCTGGGCTGTGACGCCGTGGCCCTCGCGCTGATCCTGCGCCAGCCCTGGGCCGGTGTGGTCCTGTCCGGCGCCGCGACGACCGTACAGCTCGCGTCCAACCTGCACGCCGCCGTCGTCGACCTCGACGAGGAGCAGGTGGAGCGGCTCGCGTCGCTCGTGGAGGAACCGGGCGCGTACTGGGAGCGGCGCGGGCAACTGCCCTGGCACTGA
- a CDS encoding trypsin-like peptidase domain-containing protein, translating to MTDAQHPGSPTPPASADPTHPRGRAEPTSPSPLGDSPGPDAADPTHPRGRAEPTSPSPLGDSPGPDAADPTHPRGRAEPTSPSPLGDSPGPDAADPTHPRGRAEPTSPSPLGDSPGPDAAAPPAHTAAGHHGLGKPRGPSFLPGRRPDPLVPPPATRAAPSPPAAHIAPQPAGPRPPRANRTGRPLITMILAAVLAGGAAGYAAGALGDDDPTAPAASRAPGDLETVAAQVLPSVVSVRTGEGQGSGFVFDERGRILTNAHVVAGSSQVSVELQDGRRLSAQVIGDDPAHDVAVLEPETSRGLRAAELATGARPAVGDTVLAIGSPLGLSGTVTSGIVSALDRSVRLGDDGGRRPALQTDASINPGNSGGPLVDDEGRVIGINTAIATLDQQRAGSIGIGFAIPVADAAAAARTIIDGG from the coding sequence GTGACCGACGCACAGCATCCCGGCTCGCCCACGCCCCCGGCCTCGGCCGACCCGACCCACCCGCGCGGCCGTGCGGAACCGACGAGCCCGAGCCCTCTGGGCGACTCGCCCGGCCCGGACGCGGCCGACCCGACCCACCCGCGCGGCCGTGCGGAACCGACGAGCCCGAGCCCTCTGGGCGACTCGCCCGGCCCGGACGCGGCCGACCCGACCCACCCGCGCGGCCGTGCGGAACCGACGAGCCCGAGCCCTCTGGGCGACTCGCCCGGCCCGGACGCGGCCGACCCGACCCACCCGCGCGGCCGTGCGGAACCGACGAGCCCGAGTCCCCTGGGCGACTCGCCCGGCCCGGACGCGGCCGCCCCACCGGCCCACACCGCCGCGGGCCACCATGGCCTCGGGAAACCCCGTGGTCCCTCCTTCCTGCCCGGCCGGCGCCCCGACCCCCTCGTCCCGCCACCCGCGACACGCGCCGCACCCTCCCCGCCCGCCGCTCACATCGCCCCGCAGCCTGCGGGGCCTCGCCCACCACGCGCCAACCGCACCGGCCGCCCCCTGATCACCATGATTCTGGCCGCCGTCCTCGCCGGCGGAGCCGCCGGATACGCGGCCGGCGCTCTCGGCGACGACGACCCCACCGCCCCGGCCGCCTCCCGCGCCCCCGGCGATCTGGAGACCGTGGCCGCGCAGGTCCTGCCCAGCGTGGTCTCCGTCCGGACCGGCGAGGGGCAGGGCTCCGGGTTCGTCTTCGACGAGCGGGGCAGAATCCTCACCAACGCCCATGTCGTGGCCGGGAGTTCGCAGGTGTCCGTGGAACTGCAGGACGGTCGCCGGCTGAGCGCGCAGGTGATCGGCGACGACCCCGCGCACGACGTGGCCGTACTGGAACCCGAGACCTCGCGCGGGCTGCGGGCCGCCGAACTCGCCACCGGCGCCCGGCCCGCCGTCGGCGACACCGTCCTCGCCATCGGCTCCCCGCTCGGCCTCAGCGGCACCGTCACCTCGGGCATCGTCAGCGCCCTCGACCGCTCCGTGCGCCTCGGCGACGACGGCGGCCGGCGTCCCGCCCTGCAGACCGACGCCTCGATCAACCCCGGCAACTCCGGCGGACCGCTGGTCGACGACGAGGGACGGGTCATCGGCATCAACACGGCCATCGCGACGTTGGACCAGCAGAGGGCCGGCTCCATCGGCATCGGCTTCGCCATCCCCGTGGCCGACGCGGCGGCCGCCGCCCGCACCATCATCGACGGAGGATGA
- a CDS encoding AAA family ATPase: MTKQLEEALFEVKRVIVGQDRMVERMFTAVLARGHCLLEGVPGVAKTLAAKTLAKVAGGRFARLQFTPDLVPSDITGTRIYRPSQEAFDIEPGPVIANVVLADEINRAPAKVQSALLEVMGEHQVSIGGTTLPVPEPFLVLATQNPIESEGVYRLPEAQRDRFLLKVEVPAPTELEELAILYRMSVDPPSPRRILTPERLVALQRRADEVFVHHAVAEYAVRLVIASRELAGPESRLAHGAGPRATLGLVAAARALALLRGRGYVLPEDVGDLAHEVIAHRLVLSFDALADGVAPGEIVDEVLAAVQRPRISPRQAAEEAVA, from the coding sequence ATGACCAAACAACTCGAAGAAGCCCTCTTCGAAGTCAAGCGAGTCATAGTCGGCCAGGACCGCATGGTGGAGCGCATGTTCACCGCGGTCCTGGCCAGAGGCCACTGCCTCCTGGAGGGCGTGCCGGGCGTCGCCAAGACGCTCGCCGCGAAGACCCTCGCGAAGGTCGCCGGCGGCCGTTTCGCCCGGCTCCAGTTCACTCCGGACCTCGTCCCTTCCGACATCACCGGCACCCGGATCTACCGCCCCTCCCAGGAGGCGTTCGACATCGAGCCGGGCCCGGTGATCGCCAACGTCGTCCTCGCCGACGAGATCAACCGCGCCCCGGCCAAGGTGCAGTCCGCACTGCTGGAGGTGATGGGCGAGCACCAGGTCTCCATCGGCGGCACGACCCTCCCCGTCCCCGAGCCCTTCCTCGTCCTGGCCACCCAGAACCCGATCGAGTCCGAGGGCGTCTACCGCCTGCCCGAGGCCCAGCGCGACCGCTTCCTGCTCAAGGTGGAGGTCCCCGCCCCCACCGAACTGGAGGAGCTGGCCATCCTCTACCGGATGAGCGTCGACCCGCCCAGCCCGCGCCGGATCCTCACCCCCGAGCGGCTGGTCGCGCTCCAGCGCCGCGCGGACGAGGTGTTCGTCCACCACGCCGTCGCCGAGTACGCCGTACGGCTGGTCATCGCGAGCCGTGAACTCGCCGGTCCGGAAAGCCGGTTGGCGCACGGCGCCGGGCCGCGCGCGACGCTCGGCCTGGTCGCCGCCGCCCGTGCGCTGGCGCTGCTGCGCGGCCGGGGCTACGTCCTTCCCGAGGACGTGGGCGACCTGGCGCACGAGGTCATCGCGCACCGCCTGGTGCTCTCCTTCGACGCGCTCGCCGACGGCGTCGCCCCCGGCGAGATCGTCGACGAGGTGCTGGCCGCCGTGCAGCGGCCCCGGATCAGCCCGCGCCAGGCCGCCGAGGAGGCCGTCGCATGA
- the argH gene encoding argininosuccinate lyase yields MSSNSGDVRLWGGRFADGPAEALAKLSASVHFDWRLAPYDIAGSRAHARVLHKAGLLTADELQRMIAGLDRLEADVASGDFVGTIADEDVHTALERGLLERLGPDLGGKLRAGRSRNDQVATLFRMYLRDHARVIGGLIADLQDALIGLAEAHPDVAMPGRTHLQHAQPVLFAHHVLAHVQSLSRDAERLRQWDERTAVSPYGSGALAGSSLGLDPEAVAKDLGFEHGSAGNSIDGTASRDFVAEFAFITAMIGVNLSRIAEEVIIWNTKEFSFVTLHDAFSTGSSIMPQKKNPDIAELARGKSGRLIGNLTGLLATLKALPLAYNRDLQEDKEPVFDSCDQLEILLPAFTGMMATLTVNRERMEELAPAGFSLATDIAEWLVKQGVPFRVAHEVAGECVKVAEAEGKELDDLTDEQFAKISAHLTPDVRTVLNVPGALASRNGRGGTAPSAVAIQLAEVKRDVAAQHEWADAKKQG; encoded by the coding sequence GTGAGCAGCAACAGCGGTGACGTACGGCTCTGGGGCGGCCGTTTCGCCGACGGTCCCGCCGAGGCCCTGGCGAAGCTGTCGGCCTCCGTCCACTTCGACTGGCGGCTGGCGCCGTACGACATCGCCGGCTCCCGCGCCCACGCGCGCGTGCTGCACAAGGCGGGACTCCTCACCGCGGACGAGCTGCAGCGCATGATCGCCGGGCTCGACCGGCTCGAAGCCGACGTGGCCTCGGGCGACTTCGTCGGCACGATCGCCGACGAGGACGTCCACACCGCGCTGGAGCGGGGCCTGCTGGAGCGCCTCGGCCCGGACCTCGGCGGCAAGCTGCGCGCGGGCCGCTCCCGCAACGACCAGGTCGCCACCCTCTTCCGGATGTACCTGCGCGACCACGCCCGCGTCATCGGCGGTCTGATCGCCGACCTCCAGGACGCGCTGATCGGCCTCGCGGAGGCCCATCCGGACGTGGCCATGCCCGGCCGCACCCACCTCCAGCACGCCCAGCCGGTGCTCTTCGCCCACCACGTCCTGGCGCACGTCCAGTCCCTGTCCCGGGACGCCGAGCGGCTGCGCCAGTGGGACGAGCGCACGGCGGTCTCCCCGTACGGCTCGGGCGCCCTGGCAGGTTCCTCCCTCGGCCTGGACCCGGAGGCGGTGGCCAAGGACCTCGGCTTCGAGCACGGGTCGGCCGGCAACTCGATCGACGGCACGGCGTCGCGTGACTTCGTCGCCGAGTTCGCCTTCATCACCGCGATGATCGGGGTGAACCTCTCCCGGATCGCCGAGGAGGTCATCATCTGGAACACGAAGGAGTTCTCCTTCGTGACCCTGCACGACGCGTTCTCCACGGGCTCGTCGATCATGCCGCAGAAGAAGAACCCGGACATCGCGGAGCTGGCCCGCGGCAAGTCGGGGCGCCTGATCGGCAATCTGACCGGGCTCCTGGCCACGCTCAAGGCGCTGCCCCTCGCCTACAACCGCGACCTCCAGGAGGACAAGGAGCCGGTCTTCGACTCCTGTGACCAACTGGAGATCCTGCTCCCCGCCTTCACCGGCATGATGGCCACCCTCACCGTCAACCGCGAGCGCATGGAGGAACTGGCCCCCGCCGGCTTCTCCCTGGCCACCGACATCGCCGAGTGGCTGGTCAAGCAGGGCGTCCCCTTCCGTGTCGCGCACGAGGTCGCCGGCGAGTGCGTGAAGGTCGCCGAAGCCGAGGGCAAGGAGCTGGACGACCTGACGGACGAGCAGTTCGCGAAGATCTCGGCCCACTTGACGCCGGACGTGCGGACGGTCCTCAACGTGCCGGGGGCGCTGGCGTCGCGGAACGGCCGGGGAGGTACGGCCCCGAGCGCGGTCGCGATCCAGCTGGCCGAGGTGAAGCGGGACGTGGCGGCTCAGCACGAGTGGGCCGACGCCAAGAAGCAGGGCTGA
- a CDS encoding VWA domain-containing protein codes for MNLRSPGWLLLLIPLAVLIAAYVLTQRRRGRYAVRFTNLDLLDKVAPTRPGWRKHLPAGAFCATLALLVVGFARPTADVQVPRERATIMVAFDVSGSMEATDVEPTRMAAAQRAALRFVDRLPERFNVGLVPFSGTTTVAVPPTTDREVLRRAIEMLTPGQATAIGDAVIASRDAIRRLDRQAETDPPPAHVVLLSDGANTAGRSVESAAEEIAADRIPVSTIAYGTEDGIVELPGGNVLRVPVDGPALEDLADRTGGDYHEAASGEELEAVYEDIGSSVGHRTEEREIWQWFVAGGLVTALLAAAMSLLWFSRLP; via the coding sequence ATGAACCTGCGTTCGCCGGGTTGGCTGCTGCTTCTGATACCCCTCGCCGTGCTGATCGCGGCCTATGTGCTGACGCAGCGCAGGCGGGGCCGCTACGCCGTCCGCTTCACCAACCTCGACCTGCTGGACAAGGTGGCCCCCACCCGGCCCGGCTGGCGCAAGCACCTGCCCGCCGGGGCCTTCTGCGCCACCCTCGCCCTGCTGGTGGTCGGCTTCGCCCGGCCCACCGCCGACGTCCAGGTGCCGCGCGAGCGGGCCACCATCATGGTCGCCTTCGACGTCTCCGGTTCCATGGAGGCCACCGACGTCGAACCCACCCGCATGGCGGCCGCCCAGCGCGCCGCCCTGAGGTTCGTCGACCGGCTGCCCGAGCGGTTCAACGTCGGGCTCGTGCCGTTCAGCGGCACCACCACGGTCGCCGTCCCGCCGACCACCGACCGCGAGGTGCTGCGCCGGGCCATCGAGATGCTCACCCCCGGCCAGGCCACGGCCATCGGCGACGCGGTCATCGCCTCGCGCGACGCGATCCGGCGCCTCGACCGGCAGGCCGAGACCGATCCGCCGCCCGCCCATGTCGTCCTGCTCTCCGACGGAGCCAACACCGCCGGCCGCTCGGTGGAGTCGGCGGCCGAGGAGATCGCCGCCGACCGCATCCCGGTCTCCACCATCGCCTACGGCACCGAGGACGGGATCGTCGAGCTGCCGGGCGGCAACGTCCTGCGGGTCCCCGTCGACGGCCCCGCCCTGGAGGACCTGGCCGACCGCACCGGCGGCGACTACCACGAGGCCGCCTCCGGAGAGGAGCTGGAGGCCGTGTACGAGGACATCGGCAGCTCCGTCGGCCATCGCACCGAGGAACGCGAGATCTGGCAGTGGTTCGTGGCCGGCGGGCTCGTCACCGCGCTGCTGGCGGCCGCGATGTCGCTGCTGTGGTTCTCGCGGCTGCCGTGA